The genome window TATTTCATCTTCCAATACTTCCGGCAAAGGCTTTTCCCACAGGCGCAGCAACGACAAGGCAAAGCGGTTGATGCGAACATCGTTATACTCATAAAAGCTGCCAGGCTCCTGCAGCTCGCGTGGTTTGCGCTCTCCACGGCCAAATGCTTCTTTGCCAACAAAGTCATACTTCTTGCCCCACATTTCGCCTTCCCACTCACTCGTCTGGCGTGCATGGTGCTCCCAGGTTACTTTGCTGTTCTGTTCCATATCGTAGCCACCATCCTTCACATACTTTGCCACCGGGTCGTTTGTACTTTGGATCATGCCTCTATCAATAGTTAAACCAAGTATAGTTGAGAGAAAACTTTTGGCAACGCTATAAGTTGGGTCTGCAGCTTTGGTATCTCCCCACTCTGCCACAATGTAACCGTCTTTAATAATAATGCCGTTTGTGCTGGCACGGGTAGTTGGCAGTGGTCCCAGTGGCTCTCCGAAAATCTCTTTTTGCGTAGAGAAGTCTTTTTCTATCTGGGTTGTTTCCTGTGTTTTGGCCCACTCTACTGCTTGTTGCAATAAGGTGGCATCCATACCTACGTCTTCAGGTTTTTTGGTTTGCCAGTTATTGTCTTTGCCCGGGTAGTATACTTTTGAAGTAGCAGAGTCAGCACTTGATGCGGAACTGGATGTCTGCTTCTCAGAGCACGAAAAAATGGCTAGTAGTACAAGCAGGTAAGGGTAATTTCTGAGCTTCATCAAAAAGAAAGTTAGGTGAGTCTGCTAAAATAAGCACAGGATGTTTGAAAGCAAAAGCGGCCACCTGTAAATCAAGTGGCCGCTTCTTTTATTTATAGTTTATACTTCCAGTACATAATACGGGATGGGCTTATCCAGCTTCTGTAAGAGTGGTTTGGCTACGTTAAATACCTTCACTCCTTTGGCAGTTTCGCCTTCTAAAGTACCTACGTGGGCATGCCCGTGAAAAGCAGCCAACACCTGCCTGCGCTCCAGTGGCTCTGCCAAACGCGAGGAGCCAAGGAAAGGATAAATGGCTTCCGGCTCGCCTTCTATAGTTGCCGCAATTGGCGCATAGTGCAGTACCGCTATTTTAGGCACATCCGGGTGCTCCGTTTCCAGGCGTGACAGAGCTCCATCTAACTTCAACGATTCATCTACGGCTTCCTGTACAAATTGCTTCATCATGGGTTCGCCAAACATGGCCAGCATAGCACGGTTAAAACCACCACCAAAGCCTTTTACACCGGCAAAGCCCACACCTTCCAGCACGATCATGTCGCCGTCCAGCATATTTACCCCAGCCTGGGCCAGTACCGTTCTGATAGCATCGTTTTCGTTGTGGTCATAATCATGGTTGCCAAGCACAGCTACTACAGGTATAGAACAGGCTCTTAGCTCCTGGCTCAGAATCTCAGCTTCCGAAGCCCGTCCATGGTCCGTCAGGTCTCCACAAATAAGGAGCACATCCGCATCAGCCGACACGTCTTTAAAAAAATCTGTCCATTTGCCTTTGTCAGTATCACGCACATGTATATCACCAATAGCGGCAATGCGCGTTTTCTTCTTTTTTTTATCCATTAGCCTAAATGGTTTTTATGGTAACCACCTTATACTCCCACTCGGTAATATCGGTTTTGTACTGGGTCTGATCGATGATCGGCCCGCGACAAACTTTTTCTAATGAAGCCGGAAGTTCGTACTGATGCTGCGCACGTTGGATCAGCTCGTCAAAAAGCCATTTAGGTATAATATCTCGGTCGGCGGGGTACACAAACTGGAAATTGATGATCTGGCTCAAAAGCAATTGCCAGTGCTGGTCCAGGCGGCTAAACAAACGTTTCCAGTCAAGCTTATGGCCATACTTCAGGAACAGGTGATTTACATCGGCACCATCGTAGCGTTCGCGGTTCTGCACATAAATCTTACACCAGATCAGTTCTTCCGGAGCCAGGAACTTTACAGG of Pontibacter deserti contains these proteins:
- a CDS encoding serine hydrolase domain-containing protein translates to MKLRNYPYLLVLLAIFSCSEKQTSSSASSADSATSKVYYPGKDNNWQTKKPEDVGMDATLLQQAVEWAKTQETTQIEKDFSTQKEIFGEPLGPLPTTRASTNGIIIKDGYIVAEWGDTKAADPTYSVAKSFLSTILGLTIDRGMIQSTNDPVAKYVKDGGYDMEQNSKVTWEHHARQTSEWEGEMWGKKYDFVGKEAFGRGERKPRELQEPGSFYEYNDVRINRFALSLLRLWEKPLPEVLEDEIMDPIGASETWRWVPYRNSVVEINGKQMPSVSGGTRWGGGLWISARDEARFGYLFLRNGRWKNKQLLSEKWVKEATTSRGTVGPDYGYLWWLNTEGKAWPDAPTTSYAALGAGQNTVWVDPEHDIVIVWRWHNGNPNELIKRVIAAVK
- a CDS encoding metallophosphoesterase family protein; this translates as MDKKKKKTRIAAIGDIHVRDTDKGKWTDFFKDVSADADVLLICGDLTDHGRASEAEILSQELRACSIPVVAVLGNHDYDHNENDAIRTVLAQAGVNMLDGDMIVLEGVGFAGVKGFGGGFNRAMLAMFGEPMMKQFVQEAVDESLKLDGALSRLETEHPDVPKIAVLHYAPIAATIEGEPEAIYPFLGSSRLAEPLERRQVLAAFHGHAHVGTLEGETAKGVKVFNVAKPLLQKLDKPIPYYVLEV